The Castanea sativa cultivar Marrone di Chiusa Pesio chromosome 11, ASM4071231v1 genome contains a region encoding:
- the LOC142616796 gene encoding uncharacterized protein LOC142616796, with the protein MNAEDALLARDDYKPRKRDRQEDTKPDNGRKRGRTREGRDDRRPKPPTGRYTNFTPLNTPIDQVLMQIKDEENLAFPGKLKGDPNRRPRDKYCRFHQDHGHDTADCYDLKQQIEALIRRGRLQRFVNKERANPPQNQAPRQDNDRPRQPVRDIRMIVGGTARAGSSKKARKAYIRTIQNVQSASPALGRSRIGNPPIEFSKVDAQRLHHPHDDALVVTIRAGDYNIHRVLVDNGSSADILYYPAFQQMRIERERLIPVNAPLIGFGGARVHPLGTVTLAVTVGDYPQQVTRNITFLLADGIVHRKMGALPNGYIKLD; encoded by the exons atgaacgcggaggacgCCTTGCTGGCCAGGGACGactacaaacccagaaaaagggatagacaggaagatacgaaacccgaTAATGGACGAAAGAGGGGGAGAACCAGAGAGGGACGAGATGATCGACGACCCAAGCCGCCTACAGGAAGGTacacgaacttcactcccctGAATACGCCCATCGACCAGGTattgatgcagattaaagacgAGGAAAACTTGGCATTCCCTGGaaaactgaagggagatcctaacAGGAGACCAAGGGATAAATACTGCCGGTTTCAtcaagaccacggccatgacaccGCCGATTGCTACGACCTGAAACAACAAATAGAAGCCCTCATTAGGCGAGGGAGATTACAAAGGTTCGTCAACAAAGAGAGGGCGAacccgccacaaaatcaagcccctcggcAAGACAATGATCGCCCCAGGCAACCCGTaagagacataaggatgattgtaggaggcaccgCGAGGGCCGgatcttccaagaaagcccgaaaggCATACATCAGAACGATCCAGAACGTCCAGTCAGCAAGTCCTGCGCTTGGAAGGTCACGGATTGGAAATCCCCCCATTGAATTCTCGAAAGTAGACGCCCAGCGCCTTCACCATCCCCACGACGACGCTCTTGTCGTCACCATACGGGCAGGGGACTACAATATACACCGAgttctcgtagacaacggtagttcagcagacatcctttactatcctgctTTTCAGCAGATGCGAATTGAAAGGGAGCGACTAATTCCGGTTAATGccccactcattggctttggaggggcgaGGGTACACCCACTTGGTACTGTCACTTTAGCGGTAaccgttggagactacccacagcagGTCACCCGGAACATAACATTCCtg ttagCTGACGGCATTGTTCATAGAAAAATGGGCGCATTGCCAAATGGATACATCAAGCTAGATTAG